A region from the Silene latifolia isolate original U9 population chromosome 7, ASM4854445v1, whole genome shotgun sequence genome encodes:
- the LOC141593141 gene encoding uncharacterized protein LOC141593141, with protein MAKRPNNLFRVKQLPDEPLKEFLARFVKEKVVIPRCDEETAVEAFRQGVQLDSDIYAYLTKKACPTFATVQSIALEHIRLEEDINFRTNSSGGKQSYGHTNRKSSYQKGNKSRSAPYSRPNGSEVNVAQECKVRWPKKSDNPWKDLSRWCDFHQDIGHTTKECIQLRKHVAYLLKKGYLKDLIQQPRGKDEGAGKRDPGNSRDPPPPPPIYEVKFINGGSEICGLTSSAAKRVARESKLQPPSRSKLLPIVTFDDSDLQGVPDLYHDSLVITMQIGIAKVSRIVIDGGSSINLVMLYVLKS; from the exons ATGGCTAAGAGACCCAACAACCTGTTCAGAGTAAAGCAGCTTCCAGACGAGcccctcaaagaattcctggccagatttgtcaaagagaaggtggtcATCCCCAGATGCGACGAGGAAACAGCGgtagaagctttcaggcaaggagtccagcttgacagtgacatctacgcATATCTAACCAAGAAGGCATGTCCAACCTTTGCTACCGTTCAGTCTATTGCCCTAGAGCATATCAGACTCGAAGAAGACATCAATTTCAGAACAAActcgtccggaggaaagcaaagCTATGGCCACaccaacaggaaaagctcctaccaaaAAGGAAACAAGTCCAGATCAGCACCTTATTCTAGACCTAACGGGTCTGAAGTCAACGTGGCACAGGAAtgcaaag ttagatggcccaagaaatcggACAACCCCTGGAAAGATCTttcaagatggtgtgactttcaCCAGGACATTGGACATACCACAAAAGAGTGCATTCAGCTCAGGAAACATGTGGCttacctcctaaagaaaggctatctGAAAGATCTAATCCAACAGCCTAGAGGCAAAGATGAAGGAGCAGGCAAAAGAGATCCGGGAAACAGTAGGGATCCTCCTCCACCTCCCCCCATCTacgaagtcaaattcataaacgGAGGCTCAGAAATCTGTGGCTTGACCAGTTCGGCCGCTAAGAGAGTTGCCAGGGAATCCAAACTTCAACCCCCTTCTAGATCTAAATTATTACCCAttgttacctttgatgactcagacttgcagggaGTACCAGACCTGTACCATGATAGCCTGGTGATTACTATGCAAATTGGTATAGCTAAGGTGTCAAGAATCgtgatagacggaggcagctcaatCAACTTAGTGATGCTGTACGTCCTAAAGTCATGA